The window ctactacatagatgcgttagcctcacgactaagtccttacactaggacatctgccgtgacaattccacgacaccaaGCCTCAACCACCACTCCACCATCCCAGGAGGCTCCTTCAAGATTCTAAACAACGCCACAACATTGTCGCCACCCAATCCGAGGGATTTTGGGTTTCACCCGAGACCGGGAGATGGAGGGCCGGGGATAGATCTCGATGCCACCAAAGGAGAAGTTTATGTTCTCTACCTGTACAAATTCTATTGCTGCCAAAGGATAAGAGCTCTCCTTTGTCCGCCAGTTTCCCTAGTCTCCGGCATCCTTCCAGGCATCACGAGAATAGGGGAACTGCTACCAGAGACAAGGGAAACCACAGATTAACGTTGGAGAGCAGTTTCAATTTTTTTGTACTATGCTATGTTCGTATTTCCTTGGTTCCGACATCATAATTGTGAAGACGACATCGTACAAAGAAATAATTCCCATGGCTCCATAGAGCCTAAGGTATTTGAGTCCTGCAGATCAATGGTCTCTGATCTTGCGGATCATCGTCCGCTGCTTTTGATAGTCATGGCCATGGCGGCAATAGTGTCACATGAGTTTTGGTTAGAGGTTCTCCTACTTCGATTTTTTGTGTTCCCGGTCTTCACCAACAGGTTGATGATGAATTAGTTGTTACCTTGCCTTGCGGGAGGTGTCTTTCGGGCCACAATGAGTTCACCCATACTGTGGGTTCCCACCTATAGTATTCGTAAAAAAAGGTTCCCACCTATACAAAAAATAGATGCTAAGCCTGCAATGTCTGATAACTGGGCTCATGAGGGACTGCTAGTGAGATATTGGAGGAAGGTGAGGATGACGTATGTCAAATCCGCATAGCCCTTATGAGCTGGGCCACACACTTGCTACAATGGCAACCAATTTCCTTGACATTTCCAGCACTGGGCAGGCGCTAGCCCCCCATAAATGAGGCAAGAAGCTCTGCGGGTGGAGCAGCAAATGGTGGGCGATTCATGATGCTCTTCAAAAATCTCAGAGGTTAATGACATTGAAGAGGCTTGATTTAATTTTTATTTCAGTTTGTGCGATCTCAGGTACTTTGgtcaataaataaataaagtcAAGTCGTTTACTAAAAGAGTACAAattttattcttttcttttggcgGCGTCAACACACAAACATATTTCATTAAGGTCTTACAGAACTAATATGGTTTCACTAGCAAAAGAGCCCATGCGTTGAAATGGAAGAAAAAATATATATCACACACCCCTAACTGAATAACCATGGCTCAAGACCCCAATAGGTCCACATCCTTTATTTGAACATGGCATCATATCTGTGTTGCCACTGATGCTTCTTCCTACTCTCGCCGGTGGTGGTCTCAGTGCTCACTCAACCATAATGCATTTGAGTGTGCCAATCCTaaggtctctctctctctctctctctgcataAGATGAGAACTTTGCTTTTCTTCCCTGCAAGGTTTTGCCGGGCGTGCATGCATGGTCATCGATGATTTCTTTCATCTCCAATTTGGTTTTGTTGAGGTGTTCATTTGCAATCTAGATCGCCGCCACTACAAAAGAAAGATGGATCATGCACTACTGATTAAGGTTTGCACCTTAAATATCATTTTAAAACCGTTTAGCAGGTAAATTAACATCATATTCAGAGTATACACATTTTTAAATGAAATTCCATATATAAGATATGGATCGTGCGCTATTGATTAAGCTGACACCCTAAATAGcattttaaaaatgtttaactgataaaataacatcatattcagattctgtaattttttctaatcaaatttctaatcaaatttcatatacgATTTGTTAACATTGGAGTCATGATTTAAAAGTTACAGGTGTATTTGAAAAGCATTTGTTCTAGATGGACTGCGGGTTAATTAACCCAAATAGACAGGAGGGAGTGGTGGGTCTCTTTAATTCTTGTCACTTAAAGGCAGGGGTTTCTGTAAAACCGCAAAAAACGAACCCTTTTTGTGTCAATGGGTCAATTATCAAAAAAGGCCGGAGGGTTTCTGTAAAAAAGTGTGCCAGGGGTAATTAACCCAAATAGACGGGAGGGGGTGGTGGTTCTCTTTAATTCTTGTCACTTAAAGGCAGGGGTTTCTGTAAAACCGCAAAAACCGAACCCTTTTTGTGTCAATGGGTCAATTATCAAAAAGGCCGGAGGGCTTCTGTAAAAATGTGTGACAGGGGCAGAAGCTTTCCTCCCTttattagggcatctccaacgccaaCCCCCAATCCGAACACTGTCCGtggactgggggggggggggggggggggagggggctagTCCCTGGACACGAATGCAGGAGCCGGTCATCCAAAGCTGTTTGCATATGTCCGATTATGCATATTCGAATGCACTAGAAAATATTCGTTCATACTTGGACATTTTTTTTACATAAAACTGGGTACTTTTCATCTAAACGGGAGCAAATTCATTACATTATACATATTTCAACTACACCGAACTCTAAACCTAGCCTAAAATGACGACCGTGGCCCGTATACCCATCTTCGGCCGGCCATGAGCCTCGGCAGCCATGAGTGTGGGGAAGTGTAGCTATCCGCCTCCACGTCATTGACCAACGGCTAATCGGTTGACAATGTTGACCCCACCAAGCTtggccttcatgggatacaaGCATCGGCGACCTCATCCCATGCACTACTCTTCATCGCTGCCGGCGGCAATCATGGACGTGCCAGCTTCATGGACGTGGCAGCGGGGCGCGGCCGAGCTGGCGACCTCGTCTTCGTCCTCGCTCCTACTGAACACCTCATACGCCGCATCGTTGAACTCCGTAGGCGGCTCCTAACTCCGCCTGAAGATGGCGGTAACGCCATCAGTCGTGGTGGATCTCGAGGGCGAAGCGATAGGACTCGAGAAGCGCCTCCTGCTCGGGCACATCCACGTCCGACATTATGATGTGCAGGCAGCGAGAAGCTCCTCCTCGCGCTGGTGTTTGTCGACGAGGCAGAGGATGTAGTCCTAGTCGGCCAGCCCCTGTCGGGATGCGCCGTTTCGCTCCTCCAGCACCATGTCCATGTAGTGAGCACGGGCCTCGCCCATGGTGATGTTTGTCAGCACGGATGGTGGCGCCGTCTCGGCCACCTCTGCCATACGCGCATCCACAACACCAGCCTCCGGTAAGCTCGTCCGTCTGGCGCCCTACCAGCCGGCCGCAATAGCGGCGATCTCCTCCTTCTGTTCGGATGAGAGACCTTCCCACAAAGCTTTGGAGCTCGAGGAGGCCATGGCGGGTGTGGTGAGGAGAGGAGCTAGAGAGCGGAGGAGGGTGGATTGATGCGTCCGTGTTGCCGGCCCGGTGTGTAAATAGCGGGCGGAGGGCAAGCCAAGCAGCGAGGCCGGGTGGCCCCAGAGTAGCTTCCTCAACAACCATGTATGTTTAATGGAGGGAGACGGATAGACTGCACCGTTTGAATGCGGATAGACGTTGTGTGCACTGGGAAGTGGTGGCTGGCACACCACTTCAATGCCGGCTCGAGTGAGCGGTCGCGTTCGCTATGGGCCGGCATGAATGCGGCGCTGACGCTCTGAAGCAGCGCTGACCAGCGTAGGGCGAGAAAGCGCGCTTGTGCGGGAAGGGTTTTAGATGGACCATGTTAGTCAGACGCGGGCGTGGTAGCGATACGGACGCCCGCAAAGCCGCCCCGCTCCCCGGTTTGTAGGAAAAAGTAAGTCCGAACTAGTCCGCGTTGGATGGCAAAATACCTCCAGACCGCGCGGTCCGGACGGTTGCGGGTGGTTTGAGGGTCGGTGTTGAAGATGTCATTAGTAACTAGTTGTAGATTTAGCACAAAATATAAATTACTCTTTGACGCGTGCAGAGCTCTACTAACGAAACTACCTCGCCCTTGAAAATCTAGAATATCAAATGTTTCAAATACACAGCAAAGACTTAGGAAATACAGTGCTACGTAGAGATGAAGACTAGATTCCACGCTACTACAAGCTAATTAAACACAATGTTTTCTGTCAAAAGGCAGCTCTAACGGTCTTCCTGAGTGGTTACAGTTCCCTGAATCAATGTAATGTCTGTTCTAAAGCTTCTTCACGTGCTTCCGCAAACTATTAGTCTTCAGTTCGGTCCTCCTTGATTTGTGTCACAGCCGCACATGTAACTGCATTCAATTAAGATTCGTGCAAACAAAGTGTCATTAGTACGCAACACTAAATACTAACTCAGATGTGCCTCAAGGACAAAAGGATTTACGTTGTAGTTCGTCGTGTCGCCCCGTGACACAAACAATGGTATAATCCTTCTACTGGAGCTGGGTTTCGGAAACTTGGTCTCTTAGATCGTCGACATGGATTCCGAATCCGTACGCGGTAGTACCTTTCGAATGATCATTTGCAGCTGCAAATAGGAAACATTGTTGCAGCAGCCATCAGTGGGTGTTTCGTTAGTACTTCAAACAATAACATTTCAGCTAAAACAAAAGATATCTTCTCTTGTGGAATGATACTATACATTACTGAGCATTACTACTGCTGCTAATATTACCATCTGTTGCTTTTGGTCTAATTCACCATATATAATGCAGAAATATGCATTATCACTTGGCAAAACGGCGCACAAGAAAGCATCCCATAAGTACACTATATATGGAAGTATATATAAAGAACAAGATGACATTATCGATTTAGGGCAATTTAAATTAGGCTGCTTAGAGTGCTAAGAGGTACGCAGAAAGCTGTCTTAACAAAGCATCATACCTagataaaacaaataataaataATTCTCACAGAAGAACAAAGCAAATATTAACCATTTATTTTTGGATACGAGAGCATTCATTTTTAACCCTTTTTTTGGAGGGAAAACAACAAGGAGGTTCCCCTACCTTACATACATATCACTATATCTGGCAGTAGATTAAAATAAAAGGAGTGTCATGTTACAAGCACTACAGAGAGTGGGAAAGCCTTTCTGTTTTTCCATTTGATCATCAGTAATGAAGTGTTTTATTGCAAAAAATATAATATCTAGGATTTTGTTAGTGTCCAAACCTGTGAAGCTGAATGTAAACGAGGGTTTCCACCAAGACTTGAATGCCAAAGCTACAGAAGATTTGGAGGGACCTAACTTTCCCTATTAGGAAAGGAACATtgaatatcagagataaaggaaTAAACAAATACAACACTTCATACTTCAGTTTTTTTTCTCCATGTGTAAATAAATTTTTTTGTTAAAAATTTTCTCTACATATTTTCACACGCATTATTTTGGGAGTTATGCAAAACAATTTAGGGGTGCTACTGCATTTGTAACGTGATATCACCCATACATAGTGTTTGTAGCACTATAACCTCTCTTTGTTATTAGCAATTGGAGGCATATTAATAAAGATGTGTAACAGACCTTTACTAGCAAGTTCTTATTAGCCTGCCAGTTTGCAGCTATCTGAAACGAGGAATTGTCGGCATCATCTGTTGGTTCGTCCTTACCCACCCTAGAAAAAAAGGTCATGTAAAATTGAATTCAATTGAGTTGATGAAAAACTGAAAACCATGAGTTCATTATACGCTTACCTTGTGGTTAGCTCAAGCCCAAAATCAATGTAGTTTGTAATTTTGGTTGCTTCCGTAGGAATCACAGAGTATACCTAATGGACACGCACAAATACATAGATTTGATCAAATCTCAAAAAAATTGTGATTTGCAATGAGATATCTAAATAATAAAGTTTCATATTTGCACTCAAGAAATTGCACGAGACTAAACTATTTCTACTAACTGCAACTCTTATTCACAGTTGATTGTGCATCCTTTAATTCCGCCATTTATGTCAATTATCCACTAACATTCACATAGCATATGATAAGATACATATCTATAATCAAATTTAGCGCATGTGTTTACTATATCAGTTCAATTGAAAGAATATAAACTGTGATAATCCTCAGTAAATATTCAGGATACGTGTATTCAAGTGTACAGATGATGCATTCAACGGCTACCATGTAATGTCAGCGCACTTCCTAACACTTAAATAtgctaaaagcaaaaagaacgGGAATTACCCGGAAGGTACGTACACAATAATAAACATGCATACAACTAGTAAATGATATATATTCTAACAAGACAACTAACTAAGCTAATCCTTGAAAAACTGATATACTATTTTTTTAGTTGAACTGATATATAGTAAACTAACGAGGAGAATAGACCTGACATCCATTTAGTCTAAAAAATACATATAGCAGGCTAAGAAAATGGGAGGCAGATCAGTCTTAGGGATCACGAATAAAATAGAACTGCATGCCATTCCCTGTATAAAAACAGAACAACATACAAAACTGAATCATGTCAAAAGATAATATAGAACATATCTCCTCACCTGCCTTTGGACAACCTGGTGCTCATAGAATGACGCGACCAGCTGCACATCAAGGAAATTGTATGAGATTCAACAACGGTAATGGTGTAATGATTCAATCAAGGCAATAAATTAGTTTTATgttttactccctccgtcccaaaattcttgtcttagatttgtctaaatacggatgtatcaagtcacattttagtattagatacatccgtatctagacaaatctaagacaagaattttgggacagagggagtacttggtaACAATTTTTGGAAACCACTGATCTTGTTACAAAAAATGAGTTGACCGTTGCAAGAAACAAACATAAAATGCATCTTTAACTGTGATTGGGAAAATTTCTATTTCTCACTGAAAATCCAAGAATTTTACGAAGAAGTTCATAGAAAAGCAACACAATTTCTGGCATATTTCACAATGATGGTACTCATGTATCCAGAAGCACCAGCACTATGTGTATGTAATCTTATCAAAAGATTTTTGTAAGTTACAAAAAGTGCAAAGCTTTTCTTAATAAGCAAATGAGGAAAAACTGTAGCGAACCTGTGTGCTTCTGAGAAGCTCTAGAGAAAAATTGAGTGAAGGGCTGAGTGGACTATCTGAACCCACACCATAACTGATTCCGCAATCCCagttcttcaaatcctcaaaaggaAAAGACTTGTTTCCAGCAGTACCTAAAAATGATGCATCAAAAAAGGGCAAATGAAAGTGTAAATAAAGGCCCAAATTCATACATGATAAGAAAACAAAATACTTGTAAAAGTGCAAATAAATCTGAAATTTACATTTTTCCAAATGTTTTTTTTTCTTCGGGGCAAAGCCTTTCGAAATATGTGGATAAATGCAAATCTCAGCTTTGTTAGGAAGCCATCATATGAATGCTAAGAACAAACTCCAAAGCCATAACAAAAACAATCCATGCATGCTAAAGAAACAACAGGATTGGCAATTTTGGAAACCCAAAGTTTTGTGCAATATAGAATACTTTAGTATGTATTATGCTTCAGCCTACAACTTCACAGTTTTTCCTATTGTAAGCCCAATAACCAGTTGATACATGTACTAGACTACGTGCTTGCAAATTTTGAGTAATCCAGGGTCACAAACTATATTATTTCCAGAAAATGTGGGTATGGTCTTCTGCTTATATTTCCATAAAAAGATAAAAGTGTCTATAGTGTTACACCTTTCTCCAAGTGCATGTGTATGGTCTTTTCCATTGTGAATAAAACAGTGTAAACGCAGTCTCTGAAATATAGAGCGATGTTGAATAAAGAAGTGGATTCTAAAATATACACATATAAAAAGACAGTAGGTTCAGTAAAAACTACACTTCAAAGAAGTGGATTCTAAAATGTACGCACTTAGGGGCTTGTATTATTGAGCCCCTGcacttaatccacctattcttcCAACCAACCATGCACCATAGGGTACCACAGAGACAGAGGGTACCCCACCAGATACTGCAAAGAAAGGTAATATGAACATAATATAATCTGATTGGATACATGAAATACATAACTAAGTAAAATTCATTCAAGTAAAGTTAGACGTGGATATATCCATACAGAGAGATGGCACAAAAGATGCCCCCAATGATAGATTCTTCGAATCATATCTCAAACCCATGACACCACTGTCTTCTGAACAAGTGCTGCAAAACAGAAAAATTCATGTTTGTCACTTATGGTTTTATTCATATTTTGATATAAATAGCAGGAAAAATATTCTAATGCATATAGTGCAGGGTCTTTTTAACACCACCATCAGGTAACAAGTTAGTGAAAATATATGTAACAGCTACATGCACTGCACGGTATATGCACCAAAATGatgcaaaaaataaaataaaatattacaGCCTACCTGTTTCCAAAATGCAAAGGCATTGCATAAAAGGCACCAATACCATATTTAGGAGAATGTGCACTCGATCTGAGCTTCAAAGTGCTGTATATTAAAAATATAAGAAACACTATCCTCATGCACATAGGCCATCAATGTGGAATCATTAAAAGTTTTTACTATTGAACAATAAATATCTTACGATTTCGGCGTTGACACAAGAAAGTGCACAAAGGTATCTGGATTATCCAAATCACTACAAAAACACAGTCAAGTCACATTGTATTTAGAGTATAGTTAACAGGGATATCATAAATAATAAGTACATAAGAAATATGACATTTGGTAAACTATGCAATGACTACCTCTGCCATCGAAGCTGAGCCTCCCCGCCAGCTGGTGACGCCTAGTGAAATATAGTTACGGAAAAACCGATTTTTTGTTGCAATATATAATATAACCAAGGGGCAAATTAAATCCTGAAAATAGAACGGCTAGCAATGCGTACACAAAACCATTGATCTTCGTCGATCGATCTCCTACCAAGTAATATATACCCAAAAAACCACACATGTATGATCACAACC is drawn from Aegilops tauschii subsp. strangulata cultivar AL8/78 chromosome 1, Aet v6.0, whole genome shotgun sequence and contains these coding sequences:
- the LOC109740039 gene encoding uncharacterized protein, which encodes MGSSRSKPVREQQPSAPPKPKQMPEPEPKPKPTPTPKKKHDPKVEVPPLIDPPPNAACTRMLVPGYELWFGKPSLRTLFDDYFNQAGSVNAGVMLKMVEDPHVNLTAAYLVGYPLSLWYPMVHGTAGNKSFPFEDLKNWDCGISYGVGSDSPLSPSLNFSLELLRSTQLVASFYEHQVVQRQVYSVIPTEATKITNYIDFGLELTTRVGKDEPTDDADNSSFQIAANWQANKNLLVKGKLGPSKSSVALAFKSWWKPSFTFSFTAANDHSKGTTAYGFGIHVDDLRDQVSETQLQ